A genome region from Ptiloglossa arizonensis isolate GNS036 chromosome 4, iyPtiAriz1_principal, whole genome shotgun sequence includes the following:
- the LOC143145474 gene encoding uncharacterized protein LOC143145474, translating into MEMILKPETHLEPLPHDLVPCFCQRAITTWSLVRTRPRPRSFGYLRPRSTPFSRGLALGASSEESSWMKSETEKDQAPGKVALAGIRDDFIRASKHARATFEENGGSNKISQPPKTRSSSIFFFNVSGNETTSEIIGISKCHVSMFRSNTMLTSTFRKQN; encoded by the exons ATGGAAATGATTTTAAAACCTGAAACTCACCTCGAACCGTTGCCCCACGACCTCGTGCCT TGCTTCTGTCAACGCGCTATCACCACATGGTCGCTCGTTCGGACTCGGCCTCGGCCTCGTAGCTTCGGCTATCTTCGGCCGCGCTCGACTCCTTTCTCGAGAGGACTCGCTCTCGGTGCGAGCAGCGAAGAATCCTCATGGATGAAGAGTGAAACAGAAAAAGATCAGGCACCAGGGAAGGTTGCATTAGCCGGGATAAGAGATGACTTCATTCGAGCATCGAAACATGCTCGAGCCACTTTCGAGGAGAACGGGGGATCGAACAAAATCTCTCAACCTCCGAAGACACGGAGTtccagcatttttttttttaatgtcagCGGAAACGAAACCACAAGTGAAATAATCGGTATTTCCAAGTGTCACGTGTCTATGTTCAGATCGAATACGATGCTTACCtcaacgtttcgaaaacaaaattag